The Danio rerio strain Tuebingen ecotype United States chromosome 10, GRCz12tu, whole genome shotgun sequence genome contains a region encoding:
- the paqr3b gene encoding progestin and adipoQ receptor family member 3b isoform X1 → MPQNILKSTHYIELGSYQYWPVLVPRGIRLYTYEQIPMFLKENPYITDGYRAHLPSKLCLKSIFILSNETVNIWSHLLGFLLFFSLGVNDMATVLPSAGASREDYVIYSIGLFCFQVCMLCSVGYHLFCCHRSEKTCRRWLALDYAGISVGILGCYVPGVFYAFYCNSFWRQVYLLTVLALILAVFAAQIHPLYLSQQWKKLRSLMFCLVAAYGIIPACHWVWINGGFSSEIVKVFFPRVMIMYLIAASAFLFYVSKIPERYFPGQLNYVGASHQLWHVLVVVMFYWWHQTAVYIMNYRHNQPCGST, encoded by the exons ATGCCTCAAAACATCCTGAAAAGCACTCATTACATTGAGCTGGGCAGCTATCAGTACTGGCCAGTGCTTGTGCCGAGAGGAATCCGCTTGTACACCTATGAACAGATTCCCATGTTTCTGAAGGAGAATCCGTACATCACAGATGGATACAGAGCACACCTGCCATCAAAACTGTGCCTTAAAAG CATATTCATTCTGTCCAACGAGACGGTGAACATCTGGAGTCATCTGTTGGGCTTCCTGCTGTTCTTCTCTCTGGGAGTGAATGACATGGCCACAGTCCTGCCATCTGCAGGGGCGTCACGAGAGGACTACGTCATCTACTCAATAGGACTCTTCTGTTTTCAG GTTTGCATGCTGTGCTCTGTGGGCTACCACTTGTTCTGTTGTCATCGCTCAGAGAAGACATGTCGCCGCTGGCTTGCTCTGGATTATGCTGGAATATCAGTGGGAATTTTGGGATGTTATGTGCCTGGAGTCTTCTACGCCTTCTACTGCAACAGT TTTTGGAGGCAGGTGTACCTGCTGACGGTGCTGGCTCTCATCTTGGCTGTGTTTGCGGCTCAGATTCACCCGCTCTACCTCAGCCAGCAGTGGAAGAAGCTGCGCTCACTCATGTTCTGCTTAGTGGCTGCATACGGCATCATCCCAGCCTGCCACTGGGTCTGGATCAATGGGGGATTTTCCTCAGAAATCGTAAAG GTCTTTTTTCCTCGAGTCATGATCATGTATTTGATTGCAGCCTCTGCGTTCCTTTTTTACGTCAGTAAAATCCCAGAAAGATACTTCCCAG GGCAGCTGAACTATGTTGGTGCCAGTCATCAGCTGTGGCACGTGCTGGTGGTGGTCATGTTCTACTGGTGGCACCAAACCGCTGTTTACATCATGAACTACAGACACAATCAGCCCTGCGGCAGCACTTAA
- the paqr3b gene encoding progestin and adipoQ receptor family member 3b isoform X2 has translation MPQNILKSTHYIELGSYQYWPVLVPRGIRLYTYEQIPMFLKENPYITDGYRAHLPSKLCLKSIFILSNETVNIWSHLLGFLLFFSLGVNDMATVLPSAGASREDYVIYSIGLFCFQVCMLCSVGYHLFCCHRSEKTCRRWLALDYAGISVGILGCYVPGVFYAFYCNSFWRQVYLLTVLALILAVFAAQIHPLYLSQQWKKLRSLMFCLVAAYGIIPACHWVWINGGFSSEIVKVFFPRVMIMYLIAASAFLFYVSKIPERYFPGQWRLTDRLTAAAP, from the exons ATGCCTCAAAACATCCTGAAAAGCACTCATTACATTGAGCTGGGCAGCTATCAGTACTGGCCAGTGCTTGTGCCGAGAGGAATCCGCTTGTACACCTATGAACAGATTCCCATGTTTCTGAAGGAGAATCCGTACATCACAGATGGATACAGAGCACACCTGCCATCAAAACTGTGCCTTAAAAG CATATTCATTCTGTCCAACGAGACGGTGAACATCTGGAGTCATCTGTTGGGCTTCCTGCTGTTCTTCTCTCTGGGAGTGAATGACATGGCCACAGTCCTGCCATCTGCAGGGGCGTCACGAGAGGACTACGTCATCTACTCAATAGGACTCTTCTGTTTTCAG GTTTGCATGCTGTGCTCTGTGGGCTACCACTTGTTCTGTTGTCATCGCTCAGAGAAGACATGTCGCCGCTGGCTTGCTCTGGATTATGCTGGAATATCAGTGGGAATTTTGGGATGTTATGTGCCTGGAGTCTTCTACGCCTTCTACTGCAACAGT TTTTGGAGGCAGGTGTACCTGCTGACGGTGCTGGCTCTCATCTTGGCTGTGTTTGCGGCTCAGATTCACCCGCTCTACCTCAGCCAGCAGTGGAAGAAGCTGCGCTCACTCATGTTCTGCTTAGTGGCTGCATACGGCATCATCCCAGCCTGCCACTGGGTCTGGATCAATGGGGGATTTTCCTCAGAAATCGTAAAG GTCTTTTTTCCTCGAGTCATGATCATGTATTTGATTGCAGCCTCTGCGTTCCTTTTTTACGTCAGTAAAATCCCAGAAAGATACTTCCCAG gacagtggagattgacagacagactgacagctGCTGCCCCATAG